The nucleotide sequence ACTGACTGCACGCTGTGATGTGACTGCAATTCTCATTCTATACGGCCTTCCAAGGTAATAATtcgatgtttttgttgcttttgcaACTTGTATAACAAGCACAGACAGTTCCTCCTAGTTGCACAGACTGTTAGACCCAGATAATATTTTACGTTTGTCAGAAGCACTGTGTTTTACATGGTACACAATTTATATCTGCTTATTAATCTGAAAGTTACATGgctgaataaaaaaaagaggTGCTAAAATTGCTTCCGACTTGATATCCATGGGGTTTGACTTCCGTTGTagatattttgagttttttttcccTCTTATCACATCAGCATCTTCGTTTCCGTCCATCCCTTGGGTGCATCAATttatgcatgatttttttttcacagaTTACTTACCGGATCGATTCTAGCTCATGAGATGATGCATGCATGGCTGCGGCTAACAGGTCTATTTCTTTCTCGATTTCTTTTTATCGGTATTCATCTAGAAAGTCGTTGCAGTTCCAGGCGTACATTTTCTTGGTTACTACATGTGAACcatcatttattcattttaatagTTAACATTTTTTGTGTAACATCAataccattttatttcattgcgGCTGTCTCAATTTTAtgccaatttttgtatatatgaaGGTTTTCGGACTCTAAGTCAAGATGTTGAAGAAGGTATCTGTCAGGTTTTGGCTCACATGTGGTTGGAGTCTGAGCTTTCTTCTGCACCAGGCAGCAACTTTGCATCAGCCTCATCCTCATCTGCATCATATACATCTAAGACAGGTAAAAGACCTCCTTTTGAGAAGAAGCTTGGGGAGTTCTTCAAGCACCAGATTGAATCAGACATTTCCCCTGTTTATGGAGATGGGTTTAGAGCTGGTCAAAAAGCAGTTCGCAAGTATGGCCTAGAAAGGACCCTTCACCATATCAAGGTGACGGGTAGTTTCCCATATTAAGTATAGATATCTCACATTTATCTCATTGTTTCTCATTCTTTTTAGATAAAGCCTAGCCTGTTGTGATTAGAAACGGAGGCTAAGGTACTCTGGCATTTGCTTTGACGCAGTGCTGATTTTTTTTGTACTTGTAATTAATTGATACCTTTGCTCATGTATTGATTACAttcatatatatgatttttttttcaatctatTTTTATCACAAAATTTATCGATAACAACTTAAATCCAAGTACAAGGAGTGCCCTGGAACAAGCGAACAACTATACAAACTCTGCACTAGCAGGAACGCCTAACACCAGCAaccaaccaaaaacaaaatagagaaTCCGAGCGTACAAACCCCtatgacatttttttctttctttcatttgctgctagttttttttatttttcaggacATCATTAAGCTTTGttcatataataataacaataagaaAACTGGAGGCCATCGTGAAAAAGGAATAATGATTGGTATAAACAAATCGAGAGTAAGAAAACTTTTGTATTAAAGAACCAACTGTTAAAAAACCTTGCTACTCCGTCGACCCAAAATAGGATTGTCTCCTCTTGTAGGATATAGTTGTGGATTTCATCCAAAACAAAAGCCAATGACATTggtgcataaaatatgtatagtATATACAAAAACTGCAAAAGCAACTGTATCAGTTAGCCGAAACTCTATGGTTTCACCTCTCCAAGCTTAAACTCTTATTGATGCTGGGTGATATTCTCTGTTGCATATCATTTGCCTGTATTTTCAATAAGCTAGAGACCACCTCTTCAATGTTTGGTCTGCTATCTGGTTCTTGAATCAAGCAGGCTAGACTCAGTTTAACTAGCTGCAGTGCACAGGCTTTCCTACAACTTTCGATGAGGCAAGGATCAATGAACAAGCTCACCTTCTCTTCTTCATTCTCTTGTCCAATGATGTTTTGTATGATTTCATAAAGCATCACTTCTCTTCCATCTTGTAGGGTAATAGAATCATTGCCGGTGATCAATTCCAACAGCACCACTCCAAAGGCATAGACATCCATTTTTGTACTGACTATCCGAGCCTCCACATACTCAGGAGCCAAATAGCCCATAAATCCTACAACATGTGATGCGGGAGAACCAGAAGTTATCATCCTTTTTGATTCTTCAGCATGAGCAAATTTTGCTATCTTGGCCCTTAAATCTTTGTTTAGTAGAATGTTTTCACTGTTTATATCCTTGTGTACATAGCAAGGTTCTGTGAAGTTGTGAAGATACTGAAGTCCATTGGCAATATCCAAAGCAATCTGTATCCTCTTTGCCCAACTTTGGTGTTCAATTGAATTATCCTTGCAAAGCCATTCCCTTAAAGACCCATTTTCCATGTATTCATAAACAAGATAGATGCAAGCATCGTTTTCACAGTAACCTTGCAGCTTTATCAGGTTGAAATGATTGATCCTTTTCAGCAAATTGACTTCTTTGGAAGCATCTCCTCTCATTCTTTTAACAGCCAACACTTCCTTGCCATTGTTGAATATGCCGCGAAATAAAGAATCTTTGATTCTATTCTTTGAACTAAAATTCTCAGTTGCTTCTTTTATTTCCTCAAAGCTATACACTTTGGAGAGATGTTCAATGATTGCTATCTCCTCACGGATCTCTTCTGAAAATACACCATTTTTATTGTTAACTTCCAAACATCGCTTAACAAACCTTGCTGATCTCTTTCTGAGTAGAAACCGAATCAGAAACAGCACAAACAAGAAAACACACAGAACCAGCAGTGAGGTGGTTAAAGCAATGAGGAGTACTTTTGTGTTTGACTTGCACTTTTTGAAGCTGCAACCAAGAGGGGTTGGTGGATCATTAGCAACTATAGTTGTTAAACTCACTGGTTCGCTTGCCAAAGGAATCAGAACAGTAGTGAATGGAAAAAGGAGTTCAGTTTGTGTGGAAAAACCATTGGCATCAATTAGATTACCCACTGGTATATTGAATCTTGTAGCAATATTTGAAATGTTATCACCCCAGGTCACAGAATATGTGAGTAAGTACTTGGTGCCATTTGTTTTCTGATGATATGTTGGACACGCGCATCGGAGTGGCACATTCAACTCCATTCCTCGAAGCAAATCAAGTTCTCCATACGGATTCGCACGCATAAGAGAATCACATGTGGACAAACCCTGGAACGTGTCGTTTGCTACTATGAAATATGTTGGGTTTGGACCCAATATATATTTGGTTTCAGCTTTGTAATAATCATTGGTTAAACAAGAACAGTTCACTGGGACAATAACATCTTTACCAGATGGGAAAACTGTGAGCAAAGTGGCGCCGTTGATTCTGGCTAGCTCGTTCGGGTTTGATGAAATGAGGCTGGAAATTGTGGAAACGGAGTTATAAGGTAGTACGGATTTGAAGGTTAGATAGGTCATGCATGATTTATTGAGGCCATTGCAGGTGTAAAGGAATGCCGATGAAGGTCCCGCATCATCGTTGTTCTTGCAGCTGAGTATTGAATTTCCTGAGTAATTCTGTTGTGCCTTTGTTTTCGATGAATGAAGCATGCTTAGTGTGAATAAAATGAGGTTAAACACAACTTGATTCATGGTGAAGTATTTGTTccttatgaaaatgaaaagtaagTAATGTCTATAAGGAATAATGTATCATTAACTTTAGACTAAGCACTAATATATCATAATAACGTGTGATGAGTAAAAAGACATAGTCTAAATCATTATATTACAATATTTAATTGTAGTATTATATTATGTTGTTCATTAAATAGACCCGTGGTTTCTAGTACCTTGGTCTGTTAGTTGTTTTTGTAGATGGATTATATAATTGGgtcatattaaaatttaattgacCAAGTATTGGGTTTGCGTCATAGATTAAGAATATTTTGGGAAGTATATTCTGAAAATTCTTTTCATACAGAGAATGAgagtgtattaaaaaaaatatatagccACTTGAATCAAAGTTGTCAAGAAATTAGTGTCATCATATTTTTGTTCACATAAGGTCTTACCTTACTAATTGGACCGTCTTGTATTTTATTCAAGACTCAATGATTAATTGATTATTATATCATATGGTATGATTAAGCTGCTGCTTTCTACTGCCTGCTTCTACTGTCATGATATAATCCGGcttttcttctttcctttttttttttggttagaaaagattatatatatatatatatatataaatctccATTCTGAAGCTTGATataattgattaaaattgaACCTCAAATGATAAATATATGGAACCAAATAAGTCAATAGCCTTAAAGTATACGTTATTAGACCCACtcaaaattataactaaaagTTAGTTATAGTCTGTTATTGCTAGTTTGGTTAGTTAGTGTGAATCCAATTGTAGAGTCTGAATCCATAAACAATTGTAGAGTGCTTTATTTAACTTGACACGTGTCCTACATCTGAACAAAGAATTAGAAACTGGAGGAAGTAAGCAACTGGAGTAGATTTGCACTCAAGTTAGTGTATCTTCTGAATAGCTTAAATGAattaagatcctctccatttcttAAATATGCACCATTGGAATAAAATTACGGGTTGTATAAATATGGCGTGGAGCATTTGAGCCCACTAAATAAGAGATAAGCTATGCGGTAgttgtttgagtttttttttactattaacGATCAAGAGTTTGACATTTAACCGATATATTTGAAATCATATATGTTGGGAgatgtcaaaattttaaatgaatttcaattattttaagagaTCGATATTTATAAATGCACAGACACATCTTGATTTATAAGAGAAAAGTAGTTATTTTTTGGGTGAATcaagatattaaaaataagttgGTAGCTTCCAAAAGTAAGTTTTCATGAAGGGCCattttttggaaggaaaaaaaaatctaaaagacACAATGACGAAAATAACGAGTGCGAATAATAAAGCCCATTTGCTTGAACATAAATTGTTGGCGTCGTTTGTATGTTCCCAAAAGCACTAATAAAATGAAGCCCATTTGCTTATCCATAAATCTAAGTAAATTGTATCTGAGGGTGTAAAAAATAATTCGTTAATTtttttgtggaaaaaaaatcgaaaaaatattaatcatcctcctttattttttatattatttattttggatttagtTGGTTATGTTTATTGTTCTTGTAGCtttaaataattcaacaaaCTTCCCCATGTCTTCAGAGATGTCATTTAGAAGTAATTTGGGAGTTTAGGATGTGAgagctttgaaaaaaaaaaaagtgacaactaggctacccatgaaagaatgatggataatttaccccaaccaatacacattagccacataagcacatattcatgaactatcttgaccccacaaataaattgctcattttcattggttggtgggtaaattacccaccattcttcaaaggtaatttagaaaaaacaaaaaaaagataggATAAAAGGAAGAATAGTCTCCAAACCTGAATGAAatgattggtttttttttttttttttaatataaattccGTCTAATATGGAGGTATTACAATGTGTTAAGTGTGAGTTTAAATTCTACACTACTTCAGCTTAAGCAATATATAAAATGAGAGGACCATAAACACAATGTTTTAAGGTTTTAGGTAAGATTGAATGTCCAACTCACTTATGTGGTTGCTCTTAGTTCGATGTGATGAACCAACTCAATGAGGCCCTCCCTCATGATCCAACAATCGTATCAAAGCCCTAATGTTTGCGTTGGACCACAGACGCGGATAGTCTCACACTTGAAGGAAAGATGGTGCAATGTGTTTAAATGTAATTTAAAGTTACAAATTAGATGAAAGAGTTGAGATTGAACAATATATAAGTTATAAGACCAATTCACTTGTGTGATTACTCTTGGTCCAATGTAtgttccaaatcaataaaactCCCCACCATGGTCCAACAAGAGGAACTCAAAATCTACTCGAGGAGGACTTTAAATGTCTTagacaaaattttcaaatcttttttgTCTCAATATAATAATCTCACAATTAATAATATGTTCATCACAAAATCTATTTTCTCATTCTCTACAAAAACATTctctcaaacaaaataaaaagttattattctTTCCTTTTCATCTCCTCCATCCAAGCCCTCTCAATCTCCCTCATCCAAACTCTCAAACTCAcccttaaaatatttaaaaagaaagcaATATTTTGctcctaaaaaaacaaatttaccCCATACCTAAGTTTTCAAATAGCAATAGTGTTCTTAAAACAGCGGTGGCAAATTGGTTAACATTGGACTGTGACCTTCGTTCTCTTATTTTGGATAGACCTAGAGTGGGATTAATTGTTTAGACATGTTGTCTTTGTTCCCTAGAATTTAAGGAAtgctactaatttttttatcttatttgtcTTGCCACTTGTTGTGATTAGAATTTAGacccttatatttttttttgcggTGAATTGTCTTTTTCTTGataatcctttaaaatctaatTGAACTGTTTACCTCTTCAATAGAAATGAATTGATTCATTTATCTTGAGAATGCTCTCTCGCAAGTCCCgagtaaaaaatttaacatctATATGAACTCGTGCCGTCGTTGCAAAGGAGTTTAAAACATTAAGAAAACGTTACATTGCGCTAAGAGCATTCATACAACTGATTTAAGCACTACGTTTTAACATAAAACTTTAAGACATCTAGTATAAATTTTCTTTCATATATGATGTTCACCAATCAACACTTATATTTCTATCCGATATGATTCTTCTTACTCACAATATGACATTCCGACATTGTTGAAAACCCTATTGCAGATAATCACATCTCATTTACCTACTCTTAGTTCTTTAAAGAAAATAGCTGGATGGATAGGCTCATAAAACCCCCAACTATGTGGTATATATTGCAAGATAAATATCTAgaaaatccttaaaaaataattatatatcaacatctataaaagaataaaaaagttcaaaaaaaaaatagtaataacaaAACTCTCATGTAATTTTCAATACTTTATAGACTCAACCTAGTATTAATGCTAGGAAAGTAAAGTCACAGAGGACAAAGATTTGTGGATGATGGTAGACAGACAATAGGACATATCCATAGTGATTGAAAGAGCCCTATGAAAGACTCCGTATAACTAATTGTACAGTAGAGTACAGCCTATGtacttaattatatattattatcatcataatCTTACAAAgatatttatcaaaattttgtaTCATATTGTATAGTGttagatttaaattttgtttccaAATAAAGGTAGAGAAATGAGTGAGATTGAGGAAGCACCTTAGAAGTGGGACTCAACAACTATACTGTGTAGTACAAATCATGTTTCCACTACTTTAACgcgtttttcttcttctcatgaatttgacattttattctattgatttgattttatctcTCCACCGACACTGtctttgttttttgtatttttttaatagaatattttgggaccattttattttatttaaatggaatctatttctatttatttatatattcaatTATACTATTTCATGATTTATGAATTGAAAACATACTAAATAAGGTTTGTTGATTTGCTAAAGATTTGACTCATGCTCCAAAAAAAAACCATAGTTTGAGTTTCATTTTCTATGCTCACACATTGTTGctgaataatatataaataactcAATTCTTTAATCCTTGAGGTTATTGATAACCTTGATAAGTTGTTCAAATCCGACTCacttaaaataattaagtaatttttgtaccaaaaaaaaaattaagtagttttgatttaatttttatagtaATAAGTTATATTTACTGTTgtgaatttaaaaatcaaatcacaccaataaacttAAATTAACAGAGCTAAAATTAGTAgcaatcaaaataaaagtattctctagcaataacaataatatcaaacacATTAATTAAGCAAAACAAGTCCACAAACATAATCAAAGATCAAAGTTAAGAGAGTAAAGGAAACAACACACCAATATTTGTTTATCCAGTTCGGACCAATATGACATATGTATTGAGGGGAGAAGTTCTCAAATCCACTATGAAATTAGTGATGCAAAGAGATTACAAGAAATTAATTTCACAAGCTTTCAAAGAACGGTCCATAATTTCTACTCATTTTTCAAGTCATTCAAAGTCACAATAGATCCTAAGAGAAATCAAGATAGAAAACTTTTGGTTCTTCCTCTAATGAGATCTCAACTATTCAAGGTGTTTATGTAAAGTGTTTCCCAACCTAAAGATCTCACCCAAAAAACATCCAATTTTTAGCCTCTAAGTTCCATAAAGGTTTCCTCCTTTCATTTTTCAAGGTTACACAGGAAAAAAGTCTTGACCATTTATAAACTCCAAAAACTAGAAAATGGACCCCGGGACTAACATGTGCGCCTAACACATGACTCAACAACATGCACAATTCGTTTTATATTGACTTGTGTGCCTAGCGCACTAGGCTCTTGTGTCTACTGATGCACACGAAGTCTAAACCTTTCTCAAACTACAAAACAGGTGCGCCTAGCGCAGAAGAAAAATTGTCAACCGAAATTTTTAACTTTCAACATAAGATTTAAAGGCATATCACAACATTTATAATTTCGAATTACCaaataatatcaatattttattttattgattaaagaaatttaatttgtattcaTAATTAATATCtaactttttaatttgatatgaaaTTATAGTTTTTCCAGGCACAAGATGAAATGCAGTGAAGATttataaattatcataaaaaattatattaataagaatattttttacaattctaaccattaacttccccaaaaaaaaaatctaaacattaactattttacatattttatttttattattattttgataaaaatacaTTTCCTACTCTCTTTTTTTTGGCAGTGATACATTTCCTACtctattcatatttttgtattaaaagattaaataaaatacgTGACAAatatattactattaataaTTGTCTTCtcattagaaaaatatttttttttttggtgatattCTCATTGGAAAAATATTACGACATAAAACATGAAAATACACGTAGTGGATATATCTTACAGGTTGTCAAATGATGATATCGTCTTATTTTGACAATGTCATTGACTTGTTGCcaacttttatcttttttttgagacaacgtcctttttcttttttattcttaatttttattttaaacaaaacatgttGTGGGATTGAGAAAAAATGGCGAAGCTAacacaaaatttcttaaatttaatcttatatttaagtgaaaaattaaaagattcgATAAATAAGCTGTGACACAGTCGATATATAATTGGATCCATCGGATATATACCACTCTCTATCATTTATGATAGAAACATTTAACAAATTACCTTAATGACAATATTGCCAAAGGAATAcctaaaaaggaaaatttgtcTCGAAATACAAGCTTAAGTCATAATCATATCACctttgtataaaattatttcttttgatCTCTTAAACAATGCTCTTTTTACTATGGTATTAAGCAGCTTTAAAATTTTTCGAAAGAGTTTGTCGTTCATTTAGATACCTTAAAGTTTGAAGGATTAATCTCTACAGTTAAGCATGCGGAGGATGTCcgatttacaaaaaaaaaaaaaaaaaactcttactactatataatatattttatgtatttcttttatttctaaACAATactcttaaaacatttattagCATTTTCCTATGCAATTTTGGTTCAATTATCAAATTATCATTTCATTCTTATAAAAGATATTGACTTAGCAATTACGTGTCAACGTATTTGTATTGGATGATGATGTGGCTGACACAAGTGACGCTACATAAATATGTTAATGTGGTAGAAAAATTGATGGGTATGAAAGTTTCAAAAAGATATCATCGTAGAATTTGAACTCAAGaccttaattttaaaaataaactctTTCATAATTATATTAGTTCCATAATACTAGTTCCACATGCCATGGTTGCCAGCCACCTTATCATTCTATGATTATATTAGCTACACATGTGCTTGTCACATTTCccctcaaaaagaaaatgtgCTTGTCACATTAGTACACATCTAATCTCTGGTTAAAATTTGGATGTGATAGGAACAATGAGTTGTTCTAAGTAGTAAGGAATTTGATCCATTAAATAAATGGTCAAAAATTTGATCTCTAACCTTTGCTATGAAATAAACTCGATTAGAATGGAAAAACCTGCTTATGTGCTCCATAAATTTATCAATGGAGATTAATTTTAAATGGTGGTAAAAACTTCATACCAATAACACATTTATTCAGAAATATGAATGTGATGAATGAACCAAAATTGTGTCatataaataaactttaatATGCAAATGATCAATACAAATAAAAGTCAAACAATAACGGTATGAAAAATGAATCATATCCGCGTGAACTCTTTGTTCTATATGAACGCTTGTATTCGTGTTTCCAAAATCTTATGAACACTCCTAGTCTTATTAAAATCATGCTATATAATTTAATGAGgagggatattttgactccaagggtAAGTTTATAGACTTACTCCAAATCTCCACCTTTCATcttattttaatctaatggctTAAATGTGAGTTTTAATTGTTAATCATGTGACCATCTTTGTGGATCTAAATACCTTCTCCAATTATTCTCCCTTAATTAATTCTCATAAAACAAATTTCCTTTCTCTCATAAATGCactcttt is from Medicago truncatula cultivar Jemalong A17 chromosome 1, MtrunA17r5.0-ANR, whole genome shotgun sequence and encodes:
- the LOC25482092 gene encoding lysM domain receptor-like kinase 4, translating into MNQVVFNLILFTLSMLHSSKTKAQQNYSGNSILSCKNNDDAGPSSAFLYTCNGLNKSCMTYLTFKSVLPYNSVSTISSLISSNPNELARINGATLLTVFPSGKDVIVPVNCSCLTNDYYKAETKYILGPNPTYFIVANDTFQGLSTCDSLMRANPYGELDLLRGMELNVPLRCACPTYHQKTNGTKYLLTYSVTWGDNISNIATRFNIPVGNLIDANGFSTQTELLFPFTTVLIPLASEPVSLTTIVANDPPTPLGCSFKKCKSNTKVLLIALTTSLLVLCVFLFVLFLIRFLLRKRSARFVKRCLEVNNKNGVFSEEIREEIAIIEHLSKVYSFEEIKEATENFSSKNRIKDSLFRGIFNNGKEVLAVKRMRGDASKEVNLLKRINHFNLIKLQGYCENDACIYLVYEYMENGSLREWLCKDNSIEHQSWAKRIQIALDIANGLQYLHNFTEPCYVHKDINSENILLNKDLRAKIAKFAHAEESKRMITSGSPASHVVGFMGYLAPEYVEARIVSTKMDVYAFGVVLLELITGNDSITLQDGREVMLYEIIQNIIGQENEEEKVSLFIDPCLIESCRKACALQLVKLSLACLIQEPDSRPNIEEVVSSLLKIQANDMQQRISPSINKSLSLER